Proteins encoded by one window of Nostoc sp. PCC 7120 = FACHB-418:
- a CDS encoding plasmid replication protein, CyRepA1 family, giving the protein MKNNQYPQSGIGDQLLSKEIEYPNNLTAAEYHELAVGSAIHPSLIERNFQHIEGEAIYEYLFISPEIPRKNAGRVTDGFLKAYLHLLAGGMWISGLDPQRNWLPMEWGRFKPSNPRIDWEKGKPVKYESPPKVANRVTYFDVPDYIWGLVARRYNIKQYHSSLSRRLQDKLHALIFWEWVIANPQIPVILCEGEKKAACLLSLGFVAIALPGIWNGRVGRRDFDERLHPDLLPLAQPGRKFQILFDYETKLKTRWSVYQATVRTGKAIEAAGCVCEIIQLPGPEKGVDDFVVARGEDANALLTAIALDALSLNDYQQSFLVKHRGLRKYKPDLIVNERYLTQALVVEDEPNAQPPPVESLIQLKQNNITPDEDGLQQLLLELFPQTPHTKPKILPPSPTQNQTETNAPVGKNRRLLLPKSGLVGLKSGMGTGKTELMAWWREIYPEQRFLNNGHRVNLLKNLAQRLKTLMYSEVGHVGMAKAIALSITIDSLYKLNTEALTYGCVFIDEACQYLTHLLLSKTCKEHRAEILEVLQYIVYNCPLVIIADAHLDDITIDFFRAMRPVGEQPYIVENQWQNGDRTIYWYEGDNSSALVAKISAAVMTGQKVMVVSDSKRFIKKLEKSLLTLQTVVQSDASPGVDINPISNSPPPQSRSNLRVWSIHSDNSGSEENVAFIKDITNAIKNIDILLTSPSLGTGVDISQYHFDAVFGVFHGVSQTATECAQQLWRYRPKVPLHVWVAPKPPFGYLDTNPTKIKERLLQTNEITAFLLRIDRETGKRGAEKDWALEAYCKIKSARHQSINNLRTDLRELLKQMGNQIVPVGDELDAPTWELLKTAADALDTAHHHAVAKANNISKSEYRARQTKDYLSPEEIYECEKFRIHDSYGMEVTPELVEQDNGGRLIGAIAALEAILSPPESTIDDNGKQYPIPPDLVTNKDRAERDKLPFCMDWGNYSARWLARFNLGLHHILTRLVAGDEVRADDTHLLNMSAIAVDCAAHIKAILGFTVPPNCQPIWLLGILLDQLGLKLTYRKQGPRGQQVKLFSLSKKELDFALQVIAHRQAKRAENQAQYQTNYGEAVVFTPPTNGIGNSPYQEGGTTEWEPGERCRRGRDAAGEAGGEFTNHSSPASLSDRTTILHCVEMLRSSICHGLEAIKGILQRWGSDLRWLVVLEWEAIAEAEVRSLETSVSEFYSLLSEDVLPMEFGQA; this is encoded by the coding sequence GTGAAAAATAACCAATACCCACAGTCGGGTATTGGGGATCAATTGCTGTCAAAAGAAATTGAATACCCCAACAATCTCACCGCCGCCGAGTATCATGAGTTAGCGGTGGGCAGCGCCATTCATCCATCGTTGATTGAGCGTAATTTCCAGCATATTGAGGGAGAGGCGATTTACGAATACCTGTTCATCTCTCCTGAGATTCCGCGTAAAAACGCAGGTCGAGTGACAGACGGATTCTTAAAAGCATATCTGCACCTACTAGCCGGGGGGATGTGGATATCCGGGCTAGACCCGCAGCGCAACTGGCTCCCGATGGAGTGGGGACGATTCAAACCCTCCAATCCCCGCATTGATTGGGAAAAAGGCAAGCCAGTTAAATATGAATCGCCGCCGAAAGTTGCCAACCGAGTAACATACTTTGATGTACCGGATTACATTTGGGGGTTGGTAGCACGAAGGTACAACATCAAGCAATACCACTCATCCCTCTCCCGGCGATTACAAGATAAACTCCACGCACTGATATTCTGGGAGTGGGTAATCGCTAATCCGCAAATTCCCGTCATACTTTGCGAAGGTGAAAAGAAAGCAGCCTGTTTGCTCAGTTTAGGATTTGTAGCGATCGCACTCCCCGGTATTTGGAACGGACGGGTAGGACGTAGGGATTTTGACGAGAGACTGCACCCAGACTTGCTACCACTAGCGCAGCCGGGGCGGAAGTTTCAAATTTTGTTCGACTACGAGACAAAGCTAAAAACCCGTTGGTCAGTTTATCAGGCAACAGTTCGCACGGGCAAAGCGATTGAAGCGGCAGGATGTGTGTGCGAGATAATTCAATTGCCAGGGCCAGAGAAAGGTGTGGATGATTTCGTGGTGGCGCGAGGTGAAGATGCCAATGCACTGCTAACGGCGATCGCTCTGGATGCACTATCGCTCAATGACTACCAGCAATCATTTTTAGTCAAGCATCGGGGGCTAAGGAAGTACAAACCAGATTTGATTGTGAATGAACGCTACTTAACTCAAGCACTTGTAGTTGAGGATGAACCTAATGCACAACCGCCGCCAGTTGAAAGTCTTATCCAGCTTAAACAAAACAATATTACTCCTGATGAGGATGGTTTACAGCAGCTATTACTAGAACTTTTCCCCCAAACTCCCCATACAAAACCCAAAATATTACCTCCATCCCCAACACAGAACCAAACCGAAACTAACGCTCCTGTGGGTAAAAACCGGAGATTACTGTTACCAAAATCAGGATTAGTTGGTTTGAAAAGCGGTATGGGAACAGGCAAAACTGAATTGATGGCTTGGTGGCGCGAGATTTACCCTGAGCAACGATTTCTCAACAATGGGCATCGGGTCAATTTACTCAAGAATTTAGCCCAGCGCTTGAAAACTCTCATGTATTCTGAAGTGGGTCATGTTGGTATGGCTAAGGCCATTGCCCTGTCCATTACCATTGATAGCCTTTATAAATTAAATACCGAAGCCCTAACCTATGGATGCGTCTTCATCGATGAGGCTTGCCAGTATCTCACGCACCTATTACTAAGTAAGACTTGCAAAGAACATCGTGCAGAAATTTTAGAGGTTCTACAGTATATTGTCTACAATTGCCCTTTAGTCATCATTGCTGACGCGCATTTAGATGATATTACCATCGACTTTTTTCGCGCCATGCGCCCTGTTGGTGAACAACCATATATTGTGGAAAACCAATGGCAAAACGGCGATCGCACTATCTATTGGTACGAAGGCGATAATTCCTCAGCCCTGGTGGCCAAAATATCTGCGGCAGTAATGACAGGGCAGAAAGTGATGGTAGTTTCTGACTCTAAACGATTTATTAAGAAACTTGAAAAGTCACTATTGACTTTACAAACTGTGGTACAGTCCGATGCGAGTCCTGGGGTTGACATTAACCCAATATCTAATTCTCCACCACCTCAAAGCCGAAGCAATTTACGAGTTTGGTCAATTCATTCTGATAATTCAGGCAGCGAGGAAAATGTAGCCTTCATCAAAGACATCACCAACGCCATCAAGAATATAGATATCCTCCTCACTTCTCCCAGCCTGGGGACTGGGGTTGACATCTCGCAGTATCACTTTGATGCAGTGTTTGGTGTATTTCACGGAGTTTCACAGACAGCCACCGAATGCGCTCAACAGCTTTGGAGGTATCGCCCAAAAGTCCCGCTTCACGTTTGGGTGGCCCCTAAACCCCCATTTGGATACCTCGACACTAACCCGACTAAGATTAAAGAACGGCTGCTACAAACTAACGAGATTACGGCTTTCTTACTGCGGATTGACCGAGAAACAGGTAAGCGCGGGGCTGAAAAAGACTGGGCGCTTGAGGCTTACTGCAAAATCAAATCTGCTCGTCATCAGTCGATTAATAACTTACGCACCGACTTACGCGAATTGTTGAAGCAGATGGGCAATCAAATTGTACCAGTGGGTGACGAGCTTGATGCCCCAACTTGGGAATTACTCAAAACTGCGGCGGACGCTCTCGATACTGCTCATCATCATGCCGTCGCCAAGGCCAACAACATTTCCAAAAGTGAATACCGCGCTCGTCAAACTAAAGACTACCTCTCACCCGAAGAAATCTATGAGTGTGAGAAATTCCGCATTCATGATTCTTACGGGATGGAAGTAACACCGGAGTTGGTTGAACAAGATAACGGTGGTCGATTGATAGGAGCGATCGCTGCACTTGAAGCCATCCTTTCACCACCAGAGTCAACCATTGATGATAACGGTAAACAGTATCCTATACCACCTGATCTTGTCACTAATAAAGATAGAGCCGAACGAGATAAACTGCCATTCTGTATGGATTGGGGCAATTATTCTGCTCGGTGGTTGGCACGTTTTAACCTGGGACTACACCACATTCTGACTCGACTCGTCGCCGGTGATGAAGTTCGGGCGGACGACACACATCTATTAAATATGTCGGCGATCGCTGTTGATTGCGCTGCTCACATTAAAGCAATTTTAGGTTTCACTGTTCCCCCCAACTGTCAACCAATCTGGCTGTTGGGGATTTTATTGGATCAACTGGGACTGAAGCTGACTTATCGCAAGCAGGGGCCACGGGGTCAACAGGTGAAATTATTCTCACTGTCCAAGAAAGAACTAGACTTTGCATTACAAGTCATCGCCCATAGACAAGCAAAAAGAGCCGAAAATCAAGCACAGTACCAGACTAACTACGGTGAAGCTGTGGTATTCACCCCCCCCACAAATGGTATAGGAAACTCCCCTTATCAGGAGGGGGGAACTACGGAATGGGAGCCGGGGGAGAGATGCCGCAGGGGAAGAGATGCCGCAGGTGAAGCTGGGGGAGAATTTACTAACCATTCCTCCCCTGCTTCTCTTTCCGACCGAACTACCATACTTCACTGTGTAGAAATGCTCCGTTCTAGCATTTGTCATGGACTAGAAGCAATCAAAGGCATTCTCCAACGTTGGGGTTCTGACTTGCGTTGGCTGGTCGTGCTGGAATGGGAAGCGATCGCTGAGGCTGAGGTGCGATCGCTCGAAACGTCTGTGTCGGAATTTTACTCGCTGTTAAGTGAGGATGTTTTGCCGATGGAGTTTGGACAAGCGTAA
- a CDS encoding RNA-guided endonuclease InsQ/TnpB family protein, translated as MLVFETKLEGTNEQYQLLDEAIKTARFVRNACLRYWMDNQNIGRYDLSAYCAVLAANENFPFVAKLNSMARQASAERAWSAIARFFDNCKQNKTGKKGYPRFKKEQTHGSVEYKTSGWKLSSDRRYVTFSDGFKAGTFKLWGTRDLHFYQLKQFKRVRVVRRADGYYAQFCIDQERVERREPTLKTIGLDVGLNHFLTDSEGNTVENPRHLRKSEKSLKRLQRRLSKTKKGSNNRVKARNRLSRKHLKVSRQRKDFAVKLARCVVQSSDLVAYEDLQVRNMVRNRHLAKSISDAAWTQFRQWVEYFGKVFGVVTVAVPPHHTSQNCSNCGEVVKKSLSTRTHACPHCGHIQDRDWNAARNILELGLRTVGHTGSQVSGDIDLCLGEVTPPNKSSRGKRKPKK; from the coding sequence ATGCTAGTATTTGAGACAAAACTTGAAGGAACAAACGAGCAGTATCAATTGCTGGATGAGGCGATTAAAACTGCTCGTTTTGTCCGCAATGCTTGCCTCCGGTACTGGATGGACAACCAAAACATCGGCAGGTATGATTTGAGTGCTTATTGCGCTGTCCTTGCTGCCAATGAAAACTTTCCGTTCGTTGCCAAACTCAACTCTATGGCTCGACAAGCTTCTGCTGAAAGAGCGTGGAGTGCAATTGCTCGGTTTTTTGACAATTGCAAGCAAAACAAAACCGGGAAGAAAGGTTATCCACGCTTTAAAAAAGAACAGACGCATGGGAGTGTTGAGTATAAAACTAGCGGCTGGAAGCTTAGTAGTGACCGTCGTTATGTCACTTTTAGCGACGGATTTAAAGCAGGAACTTTCAAACTCTGGGGAACTCGTGACTTGCATTTCTACCAGTTGAAACAGTTCAAGAGGGTGCGGGTTGTGCGTCGTGCCGATGGGTACTACGCGCAGTTTTGCATTGACCAAGAGCGAGTAGAAAGGCGAGAACCAACGCTTAAAACTATTGGGCTGGATGTGGGATTGAACCATTTCTTGACCGATAGCGAAGGCAATACAGTTGAGAACCCTAGACACTTGCGTAAAAGCGAAAAGTCTCTCAAGAGATTGCAACGCAGATTGTCTAAAACCAAGAAGGGTTCTAACAACAGAGTCAAGGCAAGAAATCGCTTGAGTAGAAAACACCTTAAAGTAAGTAGGCAGCGTAAAGACTTCGCCGTAAAGTTGGCGAGGTGCGTAGTCCAGTCTAGCGACTTGGTAGCCTATGAGGATTTGCAGGTGCGGAACATGGTCAGGAATAGACATCTTGCCAAGTCGATTAGTGATGCAGCGTGGACGCAGTTTCGGCAATGGGTTGAGTATTTCGGCAAAGTGTTTGGTGTAGTGACTGTTGCAGTCCCACCCCATCACACTTCGCAGAATTGTTCCAACTGTGGCGAAGTAGTGAAAAAGTCGCTGAGTACAAGAACTCATGCTTGCCCTCACTGTGGACATATTCAAGACAGGGATTGGAACGCTGCACGGAACATACTTGAACTAGGACTACGTACTGTGGGACACACAGGATCTCAAGTCTCTGGAGATATCGACCTCTGTTTGGGTGAGGTAACTCCTCCAAATAAGTCGAGTCGTGGAAAGAGAAAGCCCAAGAAGTGA
- a CDS encoding NB-ARC domain-containing protein, producing MDFTAESTPPSTAFTSNASHEQKVLGQVFSVTVTFDEALAVIDELVLANRRKCLSEAEILVIKGAWHNEEYEEIAHSSDYTLNYLQRRVAPPLWDLFSKLLGNGEKIGKKNLRYFLEQVTKKYLAQDVISKEQTSVTNNLVRVVGTWLPDVSNFYGRTKELALLKELIFKQRCILLVGIAGIGKTALAAKLVAEISSESQPKFDYLIWKSVAHAPLLQDLVAEIIELIQPLEQQLSLPKDTHTMITYLIKQLQSHRCLIILDTLEALFHKNNLQQRLEYRLFFRRLAEEQNQSCIILNSRTFPDVIESLIASELPVSFLRIEGLEVDAALKILSINGFTDTEECNELVKTYRGNPSELKAVVNRIHHFFSSSTEKFFESPTTLVSDQFQEMLNQIFSQQLLSKIQKRIMIYLAEKLTLSLSSVSFAELLVDMNNKEENPVSTSELIRGLEGLEKQSLIETIKDPLTKEISFSLQPVIRKYIMTDPLGLVHSLQTSSPIANTYGEQNAIAS from the coding sequence ATGGACTTTACTGCTGAATCGACACCTCCGTCTACTGCCTTTACCTCAAATGCTTCTCATGAGCAGAAAGTTTTAGGGCAAGTATTTTCAGTAACTGTAACTTTCGATGAAGCTTTGGCTGTAATAGATGAATTAGTATTAGCCAACAGACGCAAGTGTTTATCTGAAGCTGAAATACTTGTTATCAAGGGAGCTTGGCATAACGAAGAATATGAGGAGATAGCACACAGTTCAGATTATACACTTAACTATTTACAACGACGTGTAGCACCTCCGTTATGGGATCTATTCTCAAAACTGCTGGGAAACGGCGAAAAAATTGGGAAAAAAAACTTAAGGTACTTTTTAGAGCAAGTAACCAAAAAGTATTTAGCACAAGATGTAATAAGTAAAGAGCAAACATCGGTTACTAACAATTTAGTACGAGTAGTGGGAACTTGGCTTCCTGATGTATCCAATTTTTATGGGCGGACAAAAGAATTAGCTCTTCTAAAGGAATTAATATTCAAGCAGCGTTGTATTTTGCTAGTAGGGATTGCAGGAATAGGGAAAACAGCCTTAGCAGCGAAACTAGTAGCAGAAATTAGTTCAGAATCTCAACCCAAATTTGATTACTTAATTTGGAAATCAGTCGCTCATGCACCACTGCTTCAAGATTTAGTGGCTGAAATAATAGAATTAATTCAACCTTTAGAGCAGCAGTTAAGCTTACCTAAAGATACTCACACAATGATTACATATCTAATCAAGCAGTTGCAATCACATCGATGCTTAATAATATTAGATACTTTGGAAGCTTTATTTCACAAGAATAACCTCCAGCAACGCCTAGAGTATAGATTATTTTTTCGCCGTTTAGCAGAAGAACAAAATCAAAGCTGCATCATTTTAAATAGTCGAACTTTTCCTGATGTGATTGAAAGCTTGATAGCTTCTGAATTACCTGTTAGTTTTCTTAGAATTGAAGGCTTAGAAGTAGACGCTGCATTAAAGATTTTATCTATTAATGGATTTACAGACACAGAGGAGTGTAATGAATTGGTTAAAACTTATCGCGGAAATCCCTCTGAATTGAAAGCCGTAGTCAATCGCATTCATCATTTCTTCTCCAGCAGTACAGAAAAATTTTTTGAAAGCCCAACAACGTTAGTTAGCGATCAATTTCAAGAAATGCTTAATCAAATATTTAGCCAGCAACTATTAAGCAAAATTCAGAAACGTATAATGATTTATCTAGCAGAGAAGTTAACGCTAAGTTTAAGTAGTGTCAGCTTTGCAGAATTATTAGTTGACATGAATAATAAAGAAGAAAACCCAGTTTCAACTTCAGAGTTAATCAGAGGATTAGAGGGACTTGAAAAACAATCGTTAATAGAAACTATAAAAGATCCACTTACCAAAGAAATTAGTTTTTCTCTCCAACCAGTCATCAGAAAATACATTATGACAGATCCACTAGGACTAGTACATTCATTACAAACTTCCTCACCTATAGCGAACACCTATGGCGAGCAGAATGCCATCGCATCATAA
- a CDS encoding 4-Cys prefix domain-containing protein gives MSYCINPLCAQRQNPDDVETCLYCGTSLLINDRIRLIKPLRLLTDNPYEP, from the coding sequence GTGAGTTATTGTATCAATCCCTTGTGCGCTCAACGTCAAAATCCCGATGATGTTGAAACCTGTCTTTATTGTGGTACTTCACTGCTAATTAACGACCGTATCCGCTTAATCAAACCACTAAGATTGCTTACTGACAATCCTTACGAGCCGTGA
- a CDS encoding CHAT domain-containing protein, with amino-acid sequence MKNQHLLKYLFIVIVSCSLVINEPSRMLAQANNEQLQQAESLIQQGQEQLNQGQASEALTSWQQATQIYRRLQDEQGIKGSLINQSIALQTLGLSPRACNILLEAMKLNSASGICNTSPTQQAEITKLLAVFDKQTASSVDLLVLQNLGNALRRLGKIADSETVLSKTLILSEKQPNFNASSTLLSLGNTKFYAYKFFKDKYLQVEEPTFRQQTVKLSHQKALEGLEIYQRIINQNNISASVKLQSLLQKLSLLLDYRQWLTHTKSQNTSLEIEQQIQQTANLLLNNSHLFEEVSTNESIYAQLNFAKSLNQIDKNLNSFARKYALASLRKANSINNKRLISYSNGILGELQPEQAYTYLSEALSIAQSIQAWDIAYQWQQQLGKLYQKRGKYQEAIQYYKVAIQNLNKIRDNLSTTNLDLQFSFYEKVEPVYRDYIRLLLSGSHPQLDQVIQAYEQLQLAELENYLKCGKLEFISISSIANLKNKPTVINIIDLGDSIEVIVRSQNQSLHHHSVKAKTIRTNIDYFLNTLQDQGLANTQKSVIISHSQILYQQLIAPVKKYLPSSGTIIFTLDNSFQSIPMSLLHDGKDYLFKNYSITTTLGSRIRPPKALLKEQLKALIAGLSQPSPSFYAQNAPPGLKALPEVEKEVVDVKEQTRASVKLLNEQFTSNNFQQELKTAKFPIVHVTTHGQFSSDPEQTVLLAWDKPINIQELDGWLKVQNNQDPIELLVLSACQTAKGNKRSTLGIAGVAAQAGARTTLASLWLVDAESTAMLVEQFYKGLNNNLSKAEALRQAQLGLLSHPQYQHPYYWAGFVLVGSWL; translated from the coding sequence ATGAAAAATCAACACCTGCTTAAGTATTTATTCATAGTTATAGTTAGCTGTTCTTTGGTTATCAATGAACCATCAAGGATGTTGGCTCAAGCGAATAATGAACAATTACAGCAAGCAGAATCATTGATCCAACAAGGACAAGAGCAGTTAAATCAAGGTCAAGCATCAGAAGCATTAACCTCATGGCAGCAAGCAACACAGATTTACCGACGACTTCAAGACGAGCAGGGGATAAAAGGGAGCCTGATTAATCAAAGTATTGCATTGCAAACATTAGGTTTATCCCCCCGTGCTTGTAATATACTACTAGAGGCAATGAAACTAAACTCTGCTTCTGGAATTTGTAATACTTCTCCAACACAACAAGCGGAAATTACAAAACTATTAGCTGTTTTTGACAAACAAACAGCATCATCTGTTGATTTATTAGTATTGCAAAATTTAGGTAATGCGCTGCGTAGGCTAGGAAAAATCGCCGATTCAGAAACAGTGTTAAGCAAAACTCTTATACTTTCTGAAAAGCAACCTAATTTTAATGCTAGTTCAACATTACTAAGTTTAGGTAATACTAAATTTTATGCTTATAAGTTTTTCAAGGATAAATATTTGCAAGTGGAAGAACCCACATTTCGCCAGCAGACAGTAAAACTAAGCCATCAAAAAGCATTAGAAGGGCTAGAAATATACCAAAGGATTATTAATCAAAACAATATTTCTGCTTCTGTTAAGTTACAGTCACTTTTACAAAAATTAAGCTTGTTACTGGATTATAGACAGTGGCTAACTCATACTAAATCTCAAAATACTTCCCTAGAAATTGAGCAGCAAATTCAACAGACAGCTAATCTCTTATTGAATAATTCTCATCTATTTGAAGAAGTCTCAACAAATGAATCAATTTATGCTCAACTAAATTTTGCTAAAAGTCTGAATCAAATTGATAAAAATCTAAACTCATTCGCTAGAAAGTATGCGTTAGCCAGTTTACGAAAAGCTAATAGTATAAATAACAAGCGATTAATATCGTACAGCAATGGTATATTAGGAGAGCTACAGCCAGAACAAGCTTATACTTATTTAAGTGAAGCGCTAAGTATAGCTCAATCAATTCAAGCATGGGATATAGCGTATCAATGGCAACAGCAATTAGGTAAACTATATCAAAAACGAGGAAAATATCAGGAAGCTATTCAATATTATAAAGTAGCAATTCAAAATCTTAATAAAATACGGGACAATCTCTCCACAACTAATCTAGACTTACAATTTTCATTTTATGAAAAAGTAGAACCTGTATATCGAGATTATATACGCTTACTACTTAGTGGTTCCCATCCTCAGCTAGATCAAGTAATTCAAGCTTACGAACAACTGCAATTAGCAGAGTTAGAAAATTACTTAAAATGTGGCAAGCTGGAATTTATATCTATAAGTAGTATTGCTAATCTAAAAAATAAGCCGACAGTAATTAATATTATAGACTTAGGGGATAGTATAGAAGTAATTGTTCGCTCACAGAACCAATCACTACATCATCATTCCGTTAAGGCAAAAACCATCAGAACTAATATTGACTATTTTTTAAATACTTTACAAGATCAAGGGCTGGCTAATACCCAAAAATCTGTAATTATTTCTCATTCGCAAATATTATATCAGCAATTAATTGCGCCCGTAAAAAAGTATTTACCATCATCTGGGACAATCATTTTTACTCTTGATAATTCCTTTCAAAGCATTCCTATGAGTCTGCTACACGATGGCAAAGATTACTTGTTCAAAAATTATAGTATTACAACCACACTAGGTTCTCGAATCCGACCACCCAAAGCTTTGCTTAAAGAACAATTAAAAGCTCTAATTGCTGGGCTTTCTCAACCTAGCCCTAGTTTCTATGCACAAAATGCTCCTCCCGGATTAAAAGCTTTGCCAGAAGTAGAAAAAGAAGTAGTTGATGTTAAAGAACAAACTAGAGCATCAGTTAAGTTGCTGAATGAGCAATTCACTAGCAACAATTTTCAACAAGAATTGAAAACTGCTAAATTTCCTATTGTTCATGTTACTACTCACGGTCAGTTTAGTTCTGACCCTGAACAAACAGTACTTTTAGCTTGGGACAAACCCATTAACATTCAAGAACTTGATGGCTGGTTGAAAGTTCAAAATAATCAAGACCCAATTGAGTTATTAGTTCTCAGCGCCTGCCAAACTGCTAAAGGTAACAAACGCTCTACTTTGGGTATCGCCGGGGTAGCGGCCCAAGCTGGCGCAAGAACTACACTTGCTTCCTTGTGGTTAGTAGATGCCGAATCTACAGCTATGCTTGTTGAACAATTCTATAAGGGTTTAAATAACAACCTCTCTAAAGCCGAAGCTCTGCGACAAGCACAACTGGGCTTACTTTCTCATCCTCAGTACCAACACCCTTACTATTGGGCAGGATTTGTTCTGGTTGGCAGTTGGCTCTGA
- a CDS encoding protein kinase family protein: MILGIPRFLNGGGCQNYFDIFEVDDGGTKWHPVREKRIMKVLKWNTPKLVELIESESLTLQLIQHPKIPRSTLDDYFTFVPSNSLLTLHCLIMDKFEGQNLEEWIESKGKISQSLGMDWLKQLVQILDTVHRSDFFHRDIKPSNIILQPNGQLALIDFGTARRVTDTYLAKVSGSGGTDTGRGGRHEITSIVSPRYTPLEQINGQAVPQSDFYALGRTFVRLVTGTSLMCLPTNPKTGNLIWRNKAPQIDKPLADFLDELMSSLPGQRPQTTRIILQRLERLPLQSKINRVVTSKAFQISATTLVFIGCLGLFNLSRPAIAEYLLNQGKNAQRENRLDDAENNFRQAIALEPDMAKLVSEFYVQQADRRSIPLEEAKKYYELAIKYNSQSDVAHNNLGLVCQRLQDSQCVENSYAVLFKLKPNSWEAHYGLGNFYDDLGKYNLAQEQYKLAILNNKLALDAVSNLARIKNLQREYDAAIEIAKGGLTKAKEPALRAALYKSIGWAKLEQKKYIEAKNNLEKAKELDFKRTDTYCLLAQTQEALKEINDARMLWEVCLISESNLPEVQRWRIQILNRLLGDIKVE; encoded by the coding sequence GTGATTCTTGGAATCCCCCGTTTTCTAAACGGGGGAGGATGTCAAAACTATTTTGATATTTTTGAAGTAGATGATGGTGGTACTAAATGGCATCCAGTGCGTGAAAAACGAATTATGAAGGTTCTGAAATGGAATACACCAAAACTTGTTGAGTTAATTGAGTCTGAATCTCTAACTTTACAATTAATTCAACACCCAAAGATTCCTCGGAGTACCCTAGATGACTATTTTACTTTTGTTCCAAGCAATAGTCTTTTAACACTGCATTGCTTAATTATGGATAAATTCGAGGGGCAAAACTTGGAGGAATGGATAGAATCTAAGGGAAAAATTTCTCAATCTTTAGGAATGGATTGGCTTAAACAGTTAGTCCAAATACTTGACACAGTACACCGTTCTGATTTTTTCCACAGAGATATTAAACCTTCAAATATAATTCTTCAGCCAAATGGTCAACTAGCATTAATTGATTTTGGAACTGCTCGGCGTGTTACTGACACCTACTTAGCGAAAGTTAGTGGGAGTGGAGGTACTGATACAGGTAGGGGAGGACGGCATGAAATTACAAGCATTGTCTCACCTCGTTATACTCCACTAGAGCAAATTAATGGGCAAGCTGTGCCTCAGTCAGACTTTTATGCTTTAGGACGGACTTTTGTGAGGCTAGTTACGGGTACTTCCTTGATGTGCTTACCCACGAATCCAAAAACAGGTAATCTAATCTGGCGCAATAAAGCACCACAGATTGACAAACCCTTAGCCGACTTCCTAGATGAACTCATGTCTTCCTTGCCAGGTCAACGTCCGCAGACTACGCGAATAATTTTGCAGCGATTGGAACGTTTGCCACTACAATCGAAAATTAATCGAGTAGTTACATCAAAGGCATTTCAAATAAGTGCGACAACTTTAGTTTTTATCGGTTGTTTGGGGTTATTTAATTTATCACGACCTGCAATAGCAGAGTATTTATTAAATCAAGGAAAAAATGCTCAACGAGAAAATCGGCTTGATGATGCTGAAAATAATTTTCGTCAAGCGATCGCTTTGGAACCGGATATGGCTAAACTAGTATCTGAATTTTATGTGCAACAGGCAGATAGACGTAGTATTCCTCTGGAAGAAGCTAAAAAATATTATGAATTAGCTATTAAATATAATTCCCAAAGTGATGTGGCTCATAATAATTTGGGGTTGGTATGTCAAAGATTACAGGACTCTCAATGCGTTGAAAATAGTTATGCAGTTTTATTTAAGCTAAAACCAAATAGTTGGGAGGCTCATTATGGGTTAGGTAATTTTTATGATGATTTAGGCAAGTATAATTTAGCCCAAGAACAATATAAATTAGCCATATTAAATAATAAATTAGCTTTAGATGCTGTTAGTAACTTAGCTAGGATAAAAAACTTGCAAAGAGAATATGATGCGGCTATAGAAATTGCTAAAGGAGGATTAACTAAAGCTAAAGAGCCTGCGTTAAGGGCAGCCTTATATAAGAGCATAGGATGGGCTAAGTTAGAACAAAAAAAGTATATAGAAGCTAAAAATAATTTAGAGAAAGCAAAAGAACTAGACTTTAAAAGAACTGATACTTATTGTCTATTAGCACAAACGCAGGAAGCTTTAAAGGAAATTAACGATGCCAGAATGTTATGGGAAGTATGCTTAATTTCTGAATCTAATCTACCAGAAGTTCAAAGATGGCGAATACAGATATTGAACAGATTACTAGGAGATATTAAGGTAGAATAG